The Humulus lupulus chromosome 3, drHumLupu1.1, whole genome shotgun sequence genome window below encodes:
- the LOC133824074 gene encoding uncharacterized protein LOC133824074: MRFFSYENAKLYKEKTKRWHDQKIKARVFEKGQKVLLFNSRLKLFPGKLKSHWSGPFTVVKVYPFGAIEVQEDQSRREFKVNGQRLKHYWGGEVDCEKTSITLEDP, from the coding sequence ATGAGGTTTTTCTCCTATGAAAATGCTAAGCTTTACAAGGAGAAAACTAAGAGGTGGCATGACCAAAAAATTAAAGCTCGAGTCTTTGAGAAGGGGCAGAAAGTGTTACTCTTCAACTCGCGCTTGAAGTtgtttcctggcaaattgaagtccCACTGGTCAGGCCCATTCACCGTGGTGAAAGTTTACCCCTTTGGAGCAATTGAAGTTCAGGAAGATCAATCCAGAAGGGAATTCAAAGTGAATGGGCAGCGTTTGAAACATTATTGGGGAGGTGAGGTCGACTGCGAGAAGACCTCCAT